atggacatagtatccatctagttcctgaagtgctgttttgaagccaactgttggcgggagccatattggaaatgctgatcaCAACCTAgcgtctgtcgagctagtgtgaggtaaagaggcgggcttcaagcctcctcgccaacggttacagtgttctcgcctgtcagtcaatttagtcatttctttaaaagggcaaaacacataatcttaatatcttcaaaactgttgcaatgtaaaaaaaataatccaccgtacagtgtgtgccgatagagaaattagctattcagaccgaaACCGTTTTTTGTAacaggctgtaatcatgtttattattgctgtaaagatcgtctttttgaattggtgtgtatgtggtttcacctgtttctgcagccagcctcaagtggacgctcaatgaactgcagtttataacacttccgcattggcttcatattttgagaccggaggctgccgcttggtgtgaatatgactgtgaatggtttacTGTAtgtgtcagccctgtgattgacTGGCCATCAGTTTGCCTCGAGCTTTGCTCGTGTTGGTGAAAGTTAATCagtgttgtcaaggggttttgaccatcATAATCAAGCagcttacacaaccggaagatcggTAAGACATCAGGGTAATAAGTATTGATAATGGATGGTTTGTTGGAGATTTCTGACTAATTCACTTAAACAAATTGGTCTCTCAATGCCGGATAACTCATCACTGGCTCTAAGTTTTAAGATTATCTTTGGAGAAAGTGaatcagaaataaagaaattagtTAAGAAAATAGTCACAattgttttttgtaaatttcacacacacataatgtcaACAATCAGAAtagtaatacaaatattttaatcACGTGTATTTCAGTGGTTTTTACAGCTTCAGCTGCAGGTAATTTTGAGCGATGGCGTTGGCTCTGCTGCACAGATGGGTATCTGAAAACATCAAGAACCCCATTTAGTCATTGTACTTTGTTAAATTCTAGACGCAGTGTCTCTACACTGTTTGATTTGTTGATCAGAAGCGAGTCTTGAAGCCGGACATCTCCAGCTTGACGATAGATCTCTGATTGGTGAAGGAGGCTCTGGTGATCCGACTGGTTGGACTTCCCTCTTTACTCAACCACACCTTCCTGTGAGGTACacagattaaagaaaataacacaacatgaagacagTCTAACTAGTTGATGAGACCCAGTTGCTGCATCTAAAGCTACTTACGAATATCTCAAATGAAAAAGTGTACTTATGCTTACCTGAATTCAAGATTATTCTAAATGGAATAGAGGACTATAATCCTATCTTCTTATGTATGCAAACTCTAGTAAAATAAACAGCCAACACTTCATAATTGTTGTATTATCATGCAGATGATACTCAGCTGTAATTATAAATAAAGCCAGATGAAACCAATAAGTCATTTGATCAAAATACATCCTTCAACtccagtaaaaaataaataaaccagttTCAAGGACTGCCTTTTGTCACCTATGCAGCATTGCAAAAACATTTAGAACATTTTGCTCCAAGTATACAGGCCCGCTTGTCGTATTTTAGGTCTCAAAGTaagggaggtagagccttcaattATCAGGCcgctctcctttggaatcataaaCCAGTCAGGATCCAGCAGGGGCAGATATACTCTGTACTTCAAATAGGAGGCTTGaaactttcctttatgataaagcttatagttagagctggctcaggcttggaccagggaCAAGGTATGCTATTCTAGGCTTAAACTGCCGGCGGCCTTGACActgagcttctctctctctgtatgtttaAATGTCCTATTAATTAATGTTACTAACTTTATATCTCCATATCCCCTAAGTGTATGTTTGCTACTATATTTCCCTGGAATTTTTGAGCTTCCTTGTCTCCCAGGTTCTTGTGGATTGATGTTAAGACTGCCTGCCATCATGTACCTGCTctactccagctgctacagcatTATCATTATTCACATTTAAATTATGTTTGTTATAGTTCTTCTTGTGAATATATggcatattatattattttgtatataGGTCTATGGGACAGTattgttaattattttttctgttgttttttgttttgtctgttcttcagcctctccctctatccccctGTCAAAACCCAACATGGATGTAGCAGATGACTGTTCACCatagtctggtcctgcttgaactttctgcctgtaaaaagaaatgtttccaTGCTTCTGTTGCCAAGTTTTGTCATTATGGTCAAATGGTTTGAGTGATACTAGTGTGTTCTCATCACTTGACATCAAATACTGACCCTTTGTCACTGCCAACTTTCAGggtccacacagacacacaagctaGTATCTTTCCAGTTCAGTCTGTACTCTCGGGTAAAATCAACTTTCTGCGGTAAGACATTTGAAGGAGAGAAGGCAAAACCTGTGGCCAGTTTCAAGAAATTTAAGACTGGTCCATACTGTAGGGCCAGTCTTAAATTATGACAACTGTCAgccatattttttgttttttaaacgtCTGTTTTTTACCCAAAAATTCATAATGAATAAATCCTACTTAAGCTAGTCAAGGCTTAGCAGCTTTGTGCTGTAGATAAATGTAGATTGAAATCCTGGCTATTAGTTTGATTTTCagtcaacctttgtgtttgtgaaaatgGCACCAGTGCTTATTGAGatattttgcttttttatgtttatatttttggacCTTTTTGGccgaggacagctgaagagacaggaacCACTGGGAGAAGAAAGTGGGGGATTACAGGACAAGCAAAAGGCGGATCGGGGACAAATATGTagataaaaaaatcacaaccaGCCAGTTGGGGGTCAAACCAGCATCTGGTCACCCAGGGGCATGATGGGAAAGCACAAACATTCCTTCAGCTATATTTAAGCCTGAGAATCTGAGCATGTTCAGCCATAGAAAGACTGTTTCACCACCACTGACTGTTTTTGTGACCATCTGATTATTCCTATCGTGTGTTTGTAGATTAGAGGAGCTTTCAGGGGATCAGGGTCACGTCCGTGAAGCCACACTGACTACAGCTTGGCCAGAAATGAGAGAGCGAGTGAGAGAAaatgaggagaagagagagtcagagggagggagggagaggcacacagagagggagagagtttgTGACAGAGAGACGAGCTGTCCTACTTTTTCAATTTtggcaaaaaaaaccaaaaaacttCTCCATCTACAGTAGACTGATTTGATGCTTGACCTACTACtctactgtacacacacacacacacaccacacacacacacacacagagagagagagagagagagagagagagagagagagagagagatgagagagagagagagagagagagagagagagagaggagaggagagagcgagagagagtgagagagagagagagagagagagagagagagagagtcagagagagagagagagagagagagagagagagagagagagagagagagagagagagagagagagagagagagagagagagagagagagagagactcagacacacagatacacagatatacagacacacagattagTGTTAAGTCTCCAGCAGCTGGATATTTGCTGGTTTGTAATCTGCTGCCATTTTCCTCTAAAACAACACACTGATCTGTCGTCCACAAACATGGTTTTACATATATACTTGTGAGGACAGTTATTGACACACAGTCACTGGATAAGTTCTAAAAAGTGGGTCTTATCACGTACATTTGAATAATCTCTCTGTTTAGTGATGTCAAAATAATAACCACTTCCAGCTTCAGGTTGGAAGACAGCATCTGTTTCCTTGGTTCAAGGaacatttaatatatttctataaCTCAGGTCAATTTTATAAACAACAAATCACTATGATTATCTTGTACAATGTTTATATTTCTTGAACATTACATTAAACTCAAACTGTTGCGCAAATGTTATGATAACGgacaaaatcacaaaataagAACTAAATCATTGAGTCTATTATCATTAATCTATCTATCCTTATCACAGGTTTTTTATTGCAttccatcttactttattttaattcttcCTGTTTTTTATGTTCACTGAACTCTTAGAATTTTTCTTCCTCaagaggaaaaaagggaaaCCACCCACACGTTTACCTCCCACCACCAGcagttctttatttctttcctcctccatcTGCCATGGTTAACTACATTCTTTCACTTCCTCTcttattccccccccccccttctttttCATCTCTACTGTCCCCCCGTCCTGTATGTCTCTTGCTGTATCCTTCTCCCCCCTCTCCATATTATCCACCCCTCCTCCTACCCTGTGCAGAGGAACAGCTGCTTCCTGTTTCCCAGGCCCAGCAGGAAGTGAGGTCGTGGTGAAAGTGGAGTTTATAGGAAGGATGCAAGTGTGAGCGCATTGACATTAAAAAGCCGACTGGAAGAATGGACGGACATAGTTAAGTGTATTTAATCTCTTCAATGGATGAGGGTGTGAATCAGAGCGTGAATAAAAGTCACAGCCAGGTTAAACATTATTGGctgtttaaacaaaaacatcaaacaaagcCCAATCAGCTCTCATTTCCTCCTATTATAACTTCTACCTGATATTTTGATCCTGGAGTCTTAAATCAACAAtaatcacacacagagaataATACTTCGCTTCATATCATTATATTCTGTGCATTGACTCAAGCTCTTAAATACATGCTACAGTCACTGGACGGAGCAGTGAACGAGCTTTTAAAGAACTATAGGAGAAGCAGATACTTGCAGAAAAACTTGGATATTGAGTTATAAGTCATGGCACATGATAAGGGCAAATTGGGTATCATacaggtaaaaataaaatagcatGTAAGGTATAATGTATAGACAATGGGTTGCTATTGCAGATTGGAACCCCAACAGGATGAGCAAGTCCCTGACATAAACACTCAAAATAGGAGCTGAGTCCATAGTAACAGTTTTCTCTCGGGCtctcttaaaatgagctaacttagctgttattattcatattaaactgaacatttccgcTGATGCAGATGCCTCTTTTGTGCCTAGTTTGCAATACTAGTGAAGTTAGTCACTTAAAATCCAAGCTGAACTTGCCTAAAGGTGTTCCAGTTCACCAACCGACACCAAGTAATGAACATTTTGCAGCAACGTCTTACAGAAACAGAGACCACCTGCGGCAGCTGATGGTGTTTTTCACACCATATTCCTGACTCTGATAGATTGAACAAAGGGTGAAAATGGAGAAATACAATCCCATCATCTGCAGCAGGGACACAAAGCCTGTTGAAGTGGGGGGCACCCAAACAGAGAAGAGGGACTTGTTATGAGTACAAATAGTGCCACAAGTTGACCAGGACATTTCTGTTGGCGCCAAACTCTGAGGAACACTTCAGATTGCAATCAGACACACTATATCATCAGCATCTTATTAATAGTTTtcagaaacttaaaaaaaataatacggCATTTGATGTCTGAAATATCTAccgtttctttttcattttcgcTTGTCCATCACTTTTTTTCCTTGCTGTGAAGCACTTATAAAGAAAGTGTCTAATTAATAAAATTAGATTTATTTGTAATAGCTGCTGTACTGCTATAAGATAGAGACCCCCTGGAGGGTGTATAATAACAGTGTAAGTactactaaataaaaaaatacagctttCACTATATATTTAAATACCTCTAcatgtttcctcttttcttaCACTGTAAAAGAATGACgcctgtttttaaaatagcTTTCGATGTTTTGATTTAAAGGCTATTCTAGTTTTCTGGGGCTGACAGCTGAAATAATAAACTGCACCCGAAACTTAAAGGGGTTGAAAACAAAATTGAGAATCATATCACAGTTTCATCCTTGTTAGTGTGTCTTTCTTCATGTGTGtggcttcatgtgtgtgtgaagaaagcAGGATCCCTGGAGGCAGTGATGTCATTTGAACTCGCTGTCCACACCCTGCTGACATCACTCTTAATGGAGCAAGAGGAAGTGAAGACAAACTGAGCTCGGGCTTCAGTTTGATGATTGATTGCTGGTCTGAACCATTAACAACgcaaaagaaggagaagagtgaggacagagagtggtGGAAATGTATCACTGAACACAGCACTCTGCAGTCATATGCCAAAGAACTGGTTCATCATCAGCTTTTGTTCAAGGAAAGTGGTTTCTCCACAAGAGTTAAAACAGGGTGGAAAAAGAAACCTGAACAgactgcagctctctgtgtgaCATAACACCAATCTAAAGCGGTTGTGGAGGGATTTGTTGTGAAGGGGAAGAGTGCCATCTAGTGGCTGAGTCATATAAGAAAGACAAAACGGTAAAATTAGAGACTGCACAACTAATGCTCACTTTAAAACAGCAGGGAGGGCGACTGAAACACATCTGTACATAGGCCAGATATTTTTCACTGGACAGGGAAGTAACAAAATCTGTCATTTGTTggttaattaaaaacattttatgatTTCAGTTGGTGAAAAGACAAAATGTACACCTAGGTAAAAGTTTAGAGTTGCATAAAATGGAAATACTCTGTTTAAGAATACCTTCAGTCTTACAGTGAACCTCAAATTCCACCATCAGAACCCACTACAGTCCTCCACAGTCCCATTTTCAACATCAATGATCAAAACTGTACAGTTCTGGGCGCAGATTTACCCTAGTGGTTACAGGCTGGATTTGATTCCAGGCTGCTGCCTCTTTCTGACATTTCATTCCCCCACACTCTCTCCTGGATTCCTGCTCCACTGTCTTTGcctctgtaaataaagatgtaaaatatatatactggaTATGTATGAATATATAAAACAGTATGGTTCTCCTGTGTCTGCTGGCAGTGTTTTAGTCTGTGTAATACTCTTCAGGTACATATAcattctgaataaataaaccagCTTTAAGACTCACAGACTACGATCATAGATGGTATACAACATGGACTttgtctcagtgacatcacccattgatTTCTGAAGAGGAGTTTTGAATGCTGATGCAAGCAATCTAGAATCAGGCAAAGAAGTGGGATAAGGCGGGTCTTAAGCCTCCTGGCAAAAAGATACAACACCTTAACCTCAATGTCTCCAAGTGGATGAGTTATGAAATGTTTCcactccctgtacagtgtgtatgaatagagaaattagataCAGACCAACTTCTTTTTCTGTAATAGGCTCTAAACGTGGTaaggaggaactgcagtttttctgcaCTCCTATACAAAGACTTCATTTTTCAatgctggaggttgctgcttatctatgatgtttaatttatatttactgAGGTATTTTGTCCCTCTTACATGCAGGTTCAGACTTTAAGATGTTACTCACATCTCCTCCACCATGTCAGCTGGACCCTGAACCTGTCCCACCACCGTCCCACCGTAAGTGTTCTTTACCCAGCCGACCAGACCCAGCTGCAGACCCTCCTTCTCTGTgtactgcagagagacaggaaggggTTATTACCGGACATAGTTgtgtaaacacattttatgaaCATAGAAAGCCAAAATAATTTCAGAGTAAGTCAGCCAATCCCATGAGTGTGgataacaaacagacacatatgCAGATTTGGATGATAAAAAGGTGGTTTGCAAAGAGGCAGCAACAGGAAGTCAGTCCAAAGTCAGATAAAAGCTAGTGAACCCCTTTGTGGACCGAGTAAGGATGACACGTCCTGAGAGGCTCCTACAAGCAGTTCCTGTTCTACAGTCTACAGTGACTGTGGGTCAGGGTGCCATTAGTAATTGTGATGCCCATGAAAAGACTACGACCATATGCTTCATCACTTCACTAACATCAATGATCTAATATATTTCAGTCATAGCCCCTCAAGAATTGTTCTTACTTTTCTCTCCCTTTACATgcacctcctgctctgaattCCAATTGAGCTCTTTATTTCCACAAGTGTGCAAGTCTTTGTCACAAACTTGAGCCAATTTCCTTTGACAGTGGTAGTGAACTTAAATACTAAAATCAGGTTCAATCAAATGATCCAGCATCCAGTATTTGAGTTTTTCACAACCTTACTTCTCAAAATACTGTTTTTATGCTACAACCCACCCAAGCTGTGATTATTTCAAACATAAACCACAcatttgtctgcatgtgtcagAGGCTTATCTGCTTTTGGAGCTAATTTCAGTAATGCTCCTGTCGGTTGTATAGAAACAACCCTGATTGCTTGAGGGCATCGATATTTTTTATAGACTTTACTGATGTCAAAGTTCATATGTCACGGGCTGTTGATTGGAAAAAAGGATATTCGTGAatggaaatgtgtttaaaatcgTTAAGTTGTGGCACATGAAACAGAAGGTGCTGAAGGGAGCAAAACATTGTGGAGAAACTCACCATTCTGAAACACACTCCTGTCAAtgataaggagagagagagagagagagaatgacaaAAAGTATTATTGAATCAAGCAACAAAATGTTCAACAATTGGGTAAAGAGAACTTAAGGTTAGCCTGTGTGTACATTCTGAGCATGAATATATTGAGCATGATAAAatgtcagagctgcaggaagTGAACATGCAGGGAGATCCTGTCCCGCCTGCTGCAGCAGAACTGCACTTGTTCCTAAAATAAGCTCCAGCATATCAGTTTACAGCCTCGACTCAGAGCGCAGCagaaaacaggagaagaagagggaggaggtgagTTAAACATACAGACCTTGAACATGACCAAATATTTCAAAGTCCACAGACACCAGATTGGTTCCTGCTGATTCACCTTCAGACAtcctgagagaaaaacagaagctgCCCCTTTAACAGGAGAGGAGGCTGAGTGAATAAACTCCCTCTGCTCGatcactctctccttctctttccgtCCTCAGCATGCACCAACATGGTCATGTCTTCCTcaagttttttaaaggaaaatttCACCATCACCACCAGTGAGGATGCCCATATATGTGCTGATGGCCTCTGTAGTCCATTTAAAATGCAGTACAAAGACTTTAAGTTCCAGTGTGCATCACAGGTTTTCAGCAGTTTAGCCGATCGAGTTCAGTGCTGGAAATCTCAGCTTTGAATTAATTATGTGCTGCTCATCCTTACAGTGTTGTATTTATCCTAATTTAATGCTTTGAATTAActctggttgttgttttttatttatttaaatagctGTGTTTTACATTCCTCCTGCCATGCATTCCTTATATTGTATTTTCACCGTATCCTATTCTTTTTAAATCTGAAGTCGgtgtgagacaggtgagacccTTCCCTATTCACCATTTGATCAACagaatctttatttacatatcaCACAACACCTCTCCctcaatttgattatttttttgggTGCCATATTTTACTCTGCTTCTGTAACATTGCAGCACTTACTGTCTCAAGTTTGTCTGTGTTAGCATAAAGTTACAGCTGACTCCAAAGCATAGAGCAAATTAAAGCAAACACAATCTCACGAGTTGGCTCTAGTTTCTTTTATTTGGTTGCAGTCTGAGTTCCTTCCGTCAGTGCATCATGAAGCTCTGCTGCTGGAAAGGAGCCAACCCAGGTTTTTAAGGAGTATTACATCACTGGCTCATACCAATGGTAGGGTTTTCTCTTCTTAGAATTAGCATGTTTTTCTATTCGCTAAAGTCATTCATCATGGGTTATTAGTAATTTATCATTAATTACCTTGGGTAGCTAAGTGAGATAATTGATTGATGTTGATTAGAGGCAGGTTTGATTTCTGTAACTTAAGAGCATGTGGAAGTCCACCTTCTTTAATGATGGC
This genomic interval from Notolabrus celidotus isolate fNotCel1 chromosome 4, fNotCel1.pri, whole genome shotgun sequence contains the following:
- the LOC117812061 gene encoding acylphosphatase-2-like isoform X3, coding for MLARNNRCTSANLGMSEGESAGTNLVSVDFEIFGHVQGVCFRMYTEKEGLQLGLVGWVKNTYGGTVVGQVQGPADMVEEMKVWLSKEGSPTSRITRASFTNQRSIVKLEMSGFKTRF
- the LOC117812061 gene encoding acylphosphatase-2-like isoform X4; its protein translation is MFPCLYDVKSRDDHDRLKKEKCWREITDALQQTWGVCFRMYTEKEGLQLGLVGWVKNTYGGTVVGQVQGPADMVEEMKVWLSKEGSPTSRITRASFTNQRSIVKLEMSGFKTRF
- the LOC117812061 gene encoding acylphosphatase-2-like isoform X5 produces the protein MSEGESAGTNLVSVDFEIFGHVQGVCFRMYTEKEGLQLGLVGWVKNTYGGTVVGQVQGPADMVEEMKVWLSKEGSPTSRITRASFTNQRSIVKLEMSGFKTRF
- the LOC117812061 gene encoding acylphosphatase-2-like isoform X6 produces the protein MFVMQICFSFWIITANSKEVGGVCFRMYTEKEGLQLGLVGWVKNTYGGTVVGQVQGPADMVEEMKVWLSKEGSPTSRITRASFTNQRSIVKLEMSGFKTRF
- the LOC117812061 gene encoding acylphosphatase-2-like isoform X7, whose amino-acid sequence is MVMTCLGVCFRMYTEKEGLQLGLVGWVKNTYGGTVVGQVQGPADMVEEMKVWLSKEGSPTSRITRASFTNQRSIVKLEMSGFKTRF